Genomic DNA from Marnyiella aurantia:
TTTCACTATTTACTCTTGCCCTCCACTCAGACTTTCTTAACCACTTACCGGACTGTTGCCGTGCCGGAGGTTCGCTGTGCCCGCTCTGCAGCATATTTAACCAATTCCTTGCTGGAAGCGGTAATCATGCTGTCATTCTTTCCGTAACCCGGATTCAGGGTGGTTACAATCTGGTTATCATATTTTACAGAAACCCGGCTGTACTTTTCCGGTTCCTGGAACACCAGGAATTTTTCCACAAATGTCCGGAAGCCTTTAACTTTAAGTTCTATTTTTTCCAATGAACCAAGTTCCACCCTATAGTGACCATCACTTGTAAGCAGGTTGTAATCTCCGCCTTCCTTTGCGATGCCTATAAAATATTTCCGGCTGAAATCATCTTTCTCTATTTTCTTCACCAGCTCTGCTACCTGCAGATATTCGCTGCGTTTCACATCGCCCTGCACCAGCATTGTGGGATGAGAATATATTTTGGACAGGGGGAATTCATTCCCTTTTCTGTCTACATAAAAGTTTTCGCCACCCCTGTTCAGTCTGAAGGCAGGCACGCGCTGCATGATATCTACATTCAGAGCGCCGTTCAGGTTCAGATAAACATTGGCGCTGTCCACCGAGGGGAAATTATTTATCTCCTTTTCCAGTGCAGGAATATCAATATCGCCGATTTTCCGGGAAGGATTTGCCTTCCGTATAAAATCCATTACGTTTTTTTCGTCGATGAAGTATACCTTCTCCAGGCCTTTTGGATAGACCATGTTAATGGATACATTTTCCATAGGCGCATTATTGAAGCGCTTCAGGGAAAAGCTGAGCAGCAAGCCGAAAATGATTACGGTTGCCAGAATCTTCAGAAGTCTCCATTTTTTTTTCATATGCTTATTCCCAGTGGAATCAATCCTTATAAAAAGGTTTTCAATTTTTTAGACATTTACATCCTCAGTTTGAGACAGCCATGCCACAATCGGGTCATACAGCGTATCTATATTTCCGGCACCAACGGTAAGCAGGATGTCAAATTCTTTTTCTTTTATCTTTTCTAAAGCCGCTTCAAGACTGCTAACTTCTTTTGCTTTTGCCTGTACTTTATCAGCCAGCCAATAAGAAGTTATACCCGGAAAATTCTCCTGAATTTCGCGTGCCGGATAAATGTCCAACAACATTAATTCGTCTGAATTTTCAAGACTTCTTGCGAAATCATCAGCAAAATCACGGGTGCGGCTGAAAAGGTGCGGCTGGAAAACTACCAGCAGCTTCTTTGTAGGGTAGAAAGTCCTGATTGAACCTATCACCGCATCCAGTTCCGTGGGATGGTGTGCATAATCGTCAATGTAAATCCTGCCACTTTCAAAAAAATGCTTGGTATAGCGTCTTTTAATGCCTTTGAACGAAGCAATAGCCGATTTCAGGGTATTAAAGTCGACTCCTAAACTGTGCAGCAGT
This window encodes:
- a CDS encoding cell division protein FtsQ/DivIB — encoded protein: MKKKWRLLKILATVIIFGLLLSFSLKRFNNAPMENVSINMVYPKGLEKVYFIDEKNVMDFIRKANPSRKIGDIDIPALEKEINNFPSVDSANVYLNLNGALNVDIMQRVPAFRLNRGGENFYVDRKGNEFPLSKIYSHPTMLVQGDVKRSEYLQVAELVKKIEKDDFSRKYFIGIAKEGGDYNLLTSDGHYRVELGSLEKIELKVKGFRTFVEKFLVFQEPEKYSRVSVKYDNQIVTTLNPGYGKNDSMITASSKELVKYAAERAQRTSGTATVR